The following nucleotide sequence is from Candidatus Marinarcus aquaticus.
CCTATTTTTATAATACCACTCCACGGCATCCAAATGATATAGTATTTTCAGAAGACTCTTTTGATAAGCAGAGCCTACATAAAGAGTTGAAAATATTTTTAGAGTCTCACAGTAAACACCAGATGAATGAAAAAGACATCAAAGCGATTCAAAAAGAGAAAAAAGTGCTTAAAAAACTGATATCACTTAAAACAGATACAAATATTTATAAAAACTTTCTACAACTTAAAAGAAAATTTGAATACTCTATAGTGATGAGCATTGTGAATAAATACTTTAATTTAACAAACCCTTACTACAATTTTTTTGAAGACAAAAGTGTAGTAGAGCCTATCAGACAAAAACAAATAGAGACTCTGTTTCAAAAAATAGACAGCATCTATTCAGATATAAAAGAGAGATAGAGATGAAAGTTCTTCTGATTACTTATGACAATGAATCACTCGTTCAGTGGTTTCCTCAGGGCATGGCATATATTGCAGGAACACTTCTTAAACACAACTATGAAGTCGAAATCTATGAACAAGACATTCATCACTATCCAGAATCTCACCTTACTGAGAAACTTAACAACGAATATTATGATGTTGTAGGTTTAAGCTTTATTGGTGGCTATTATGAGTATAAAAAAGCTTTAAAGATTTCAGATGCCATTAACCAATCAACACAAAGACCTCTTTATATTATTGGAGGATTTGGTCCAAGTCCTGCACCCCACTACTTTCTAGAAAAAACAGGTGCTGATGTGATTATACGTGGTGAGGGTGAAAACACCATCATAGATCTACTTGAACACTATAAACAAAAAAAATCTTTCAGTAGTGTTCTTGGCATTGCCTATGAAGAAGATGGAAAAATGTATGTGAATGCAGATCGCCCTTTAATTGAAGATGTAGACAGCATACCTATGCCAGCATATCATCTTTTTAATATTGAGCACTATAGACTGCTTCGTATGCCAAACTGTACTTCCACTGATTTTATTATGCCTGTTCTTAGTGGCAGAGGATGTACTTTTACCTGTAATTTTTGCTATCGTATGGATAAGGGTTTTCGAGCACGAAGCAATGAAGCCATTATTGAGGAGATTAAATATCTTCAAAAAAACTATGGCATTACTTATATTGCATTTTCAGATGAACTGCTCATGTCTTCTATTGGTCGAACCATGAGTTTGTGTGAAGATATCATTAAATCTGGTATTAAAATTAAATGGGATTGTAATGGTCGGCTTAACTATGCCAAGCCGAAAGTTCTAAAACTGATGAAAGAAGCAGGCTGTGTTTTTATCAACTATGGGATTGAAGCATTTGATGATACCATATTAAAAAATATGGACAAAGTACTTACAACCAAACAGATAGAATCAGGAATTCAAGCAACTCTGGATGAAGGAATTAGCCCTGGGTTTAATATTATCTTTGGGAACATTGATGAAACCAAAGAGACCTTAATGCAAGGGGTAGACTTCCTTTTAAAGTATGATGATGGTGCGCAACTTAGAACCATACGTCCAGTCACTCCGTACCCGGGGTCTCCTTTATATTATCATGCCATTAAAGAGGGGCTTCTTAAAGATGTTGCAGATTTTTATGAGAACAAACACACCAACTCAGATTTAATGACCTGTAACTTTACAAAACTCAGTGACGAAGAGTTTTATGATGCTTTACACGAAGCCAACTCGATATTGTTGCAAAACTATCAAAAACGATTAGTTGAAAAAACCACCCAACAACTTGATAACTTGTATAAAAATAAAGATGCCTCTTTTCGAGGTTTCAGACAGACATAAATAGGAGCCATGGATGAACAATACACTGCATCTTTTAGGAAGAACAGAAGCTTTATTCACTGAAGACTTAAAACAATTGCATGAACAATTAGCACAACATGTTCAAGACGCTTCATTTTTAGTTTTAGGTGGGGCTGGCAGTATTGGTCAAGCTGTAACGAAAGAGATTTTTAAACGTCATCCTAAAAAACTGCATGTGGTTGATATCTCTGAAAACAATCTTGTCGAACTCGTACGAGACATACGAAGCAGTATGGGATATATCAAAGGTGAGTTTGCTACATATGCTTTGGATATTGGAAGTAGCGAATATGATGCATTTATTAAACAAGATGGGAAGTATGACTATGTTCTGAATCTTTCTGCACTCAAACATGTACGAAGTGAGAAAGACCCATATACCCTTATGCGCATGATTGATACCAATATTTTCAATACCGACAAAACCATGCAACAAGCCATTGATAAAGGGACTAAAAAATACTTTTGTGTCAGTACGGATAAAGCAGCCAATCCTGTGAATATGATGGGTGCAAGTAAACGTATCATGGAGATGTTTGTAATGAGAAAATCCAAACAAATTGATGTTTCTATGGCACGTTTTGCCAATGTGGCATTCAGTGATGGAAGTTTATTGCATGGGTTTAATCAAAGAATTCAAAAAGAGCAGCCACTTGTGGCACCCAATGATATCAAACGCTATTTTGTAACCCCTCAAGAGTCTGGTGAACTTTGTTTGATGTCATGCATTTTTGGAGAGAATCGAGATATCTTTTTCCCTAAATTAAGTGAACACTTGCATCTGATTACTTTTGCTGAAATTACAACGAGATACTTAAAGAACTTAGGCTATGACGCCTTTATTTGTAACGATGAAAATCAAGCCAGAGAGTTATCGAAAAAACTCCCTGCTGAAGGGAAATGGCCTTGTTTATTTACAACAAGTGATACCACAGGTGAAAAAGACTTTGAAGAGTTTTTTACTGAAAATGAACAGTTAGATATGCATCGTTTTAAGAGTTTGGGCGTTATAAAAAATGATGCCTTGTATGATGAAGAAAACTTGAACCATTTCACACAGATAATAAAACATCTTAAAAGTGAACTTTCATGGTCCAAAGAGGATATACTTAAAGAGTTTTTGAAACTCATTCCTGACTTTGAACACAAAGAGACAGGGAAGTACCTTGATGGAAAGATGTAATATGAAAGATATAGTCAGCTTTATTCAACAAACATTTCATACAAAAGAGTTTATACCTCTGCATGAGCCACGATTTTTAGGTAATGAAAAAAACTACTTAAATGAATGCATTGATTCAACTTATGTCTCTAGCGTTGGGAAATATGTAGATACCTTTGAAAAAGAGTTTGCACAAAAAGTTGGCAGTAAATATGCCATTGCCACAGTTAATGGTACTGCCGCTCTTCATATTGCACTGCTTGTTGCAGGTGTAACAAAAGAGGATGAAGTCATCACACAACCCCTCTCTTTTATTGCCACGTGTAATGCCATTGCGTATACTCAAGCGCAACCTATTTTTCTTGATGTGGACAAAAATACTTTAGGTTTGTCTGCTCAGGCTTTGGAAAAATTTCTTCACACCCATTGTGAATGCATCAATGAGCAATGTATTAATAAAACAACGAACAAAAGAATCAAAGCGTGCGTTCCCATGCACACCTTTGGTCACCCATGTGAAATTGACACCATCAAGCAACTCTGTGACGCGTGGCATATCACGCTCATAGAAGATGCCGCAGAATCTTTAGGCAGCTATTATAAAAAGCAACACACTGGTACTTTTGGTACATTAGGTGCTTTTAGTTTTAATGGCAATAAAATTATTACTTCAGGTGGTGGAGGTGTCATTGTAACCAATGATGAAGTTTTAGCACAAAAAGCAAAACATCTTACAACCACAGCAAAGATAGCTCACGCCTATGAATATGTCCATGATGAAATAGGGTATAACTATCGCCTTCCCAATATCAATGCGGCACTTTTAGTTGCACAACTTGAACAACTGGAAGCATTTTTAAAATCTAAACGTGAACTCTCACGTATTTATGACAATTTTTTTGCTGCTTATGCTAAGATAGAGTTTATAAAAGAACCTACTCATGCACAATCCAACTACTGGTTGCAAGCCATACAATTTGAAACCAAAGAGCAAAGAGATGCATTTTTAGAGTTCAGCAATACAAACCAAGTGATGACGCGACCTATTTGGAGGTTGTTAAATGAGTTAGAGATGTTTAGACATTGTCAAAAAGATGATTTGACCAATGCACAATATCTTGAACAAAGAGTTGTAAATATCCCCAGTTCGGTGAGAGTATGAAAAAAGAGCCTATTATTTTAATTGGTGGTGGTGGACATTGCCACAGTGTCATTGATGTGATTGAACAAGAAGACAAATACACTATTATTGGTATTGTAGACGTTAAAGAGAGTGTAGGGAAAACTGTGTTGGGTTATGAGGTTATTGGCTGTGATGAGGACTTGGAAACACTCTTTTTACAATGCCCAAATGCGCTCATTACAATAGGTCACATTCAAAGCAACCAAATAAGAGTTGACTTATTTAATAAACTCAAAAAGATTGGATTTCATCTGCCCATCATCATCTCCCCTTTGTCGTATGTTTCACAACATGCAAACATTGAAGAGGGAACAGTGGTGATGCACCAAGCCTTAATCAATGCCAACGTCAACATTGGTAAAAATTGTATTATCAACACCAAAGCCTTAATTGAACATGATGCCATAGTTGAAGACCACTGTCATATCTCTACGGGGTGTATCATTAATGGAAATGTCAAAATTGAAGCACACACCTTTGTAGGAAGTAATGCCACGACTAAAGAGGGAGTAACCATTAATCAATTCGTAAAAGCAGGCAGTGTGATACGATGAAGGTTTTTATCATTGCTGAAGCGGGTGTGAACCACAATGGCTCTCTTGAATTGGCTAAAAAGCTCATTGATGCTGCTGTTGAAGCAAAAGCCGATGCCGTAAAATTTCAGACATTTAAAACGGAAAATTTGGTGTGTAAAGATACTCAAAAAGCCGATTACCAAAAAGAGACCACCAACGCAAAAGAGTCTCAGTTTGAGATGATTAAAAAGCTGGAGTTGGACATAGAGGCTCACCATACGTTGCTTGACTATTGTAAAGAGAAAAAGATTCTTTTTTTATCCACCCCCTTTGACCATGACAGCATTGAACTTCTAAACGAGTTAGGTCTGGATATTTTTAAAATTCCCAGTGGAGAAATCACCAATCTTCCTTATTTACAACACATTGGAAGTCTGAATAAAAAAGTTATTCTCTCAACAGGGATGTCCAATATGGATGAGATTCAATTGGCCTTAGGTGTGTTAATTCAAGCAGGCACACAAAAAGAGAACATCACCGTACTGCATGCCAATACGCAATACCCTACACCCATGTGTGATGTGAATTTAAAAGCGATGCAAACCATTGGTAAAACCTTTGATATAAAATATGGGTACAGTGACCATACCTTAGGCATTGAAGTGGATATTGCAGCCGTTGCATTAGGCGCATGTTGTATTGAAAAACATTTTACTTTGGATAAAGACATGGAAGGGCCTGACCATAAAGCAAGTCTAGAACCAGAGGAGTTAAAAGCGATGGTTCAGACCATTCGAAATATTGAACAAGCTTTGGGCAATGGAGTGAAACAACCCTCACCCAGTGAAATAAAAAACATGAGCGTGGTTCGTAAATCAATTGTGGCAAAACAAGCCATAAAAAAAGGAGAGATTTTTACAGCTGAAAACCTCACAATTAAACGACCCGGAACAGGAATCAACCCAATGAATTGGGAGGTTGTGTTAGGACAAATTGCTCAACGTGACTACCAAGAAGATGAACTCATAGACTAAAGGAAAACGCATGAAACTTTTTGAATACGAAACTGAACAAAGTTTTGATTATGAAAATGGATTTTACCTCACCAGTGATATTTCACGTGTAGGAAAACTGCTATCTCACTATGAGTTGTATAAAATGATTCATGAATTACCGGGGGATGTAGTAGAAACGGGTGTATTCAAAGGAGCCTCTTTTCTTCGATGGTTGAGTTTTAGAAACCTGCTTGAAAATCAAAAATCTCGTAAAGTCATTGGTTTTGACAGTTTTTCGCAATTTCCTGAAACCTCTTTTGAAAAAGACAAACCCTATGTTAAAAAATTTACAGAAGAATCAGGTGAACACTCTATTTCTAAAGAGGAGTTAGAACATATTTGCAGCTTTAAACAGTTTGAGAATTTCGAATTGGTTAAAGGAGATATCGTACACACTTTACCTGAATACTTTAATCACAACCCTCACACTAAAATTGCTCTTTTACATATTGATACAGATGTATATGAACCTGCAAAAGTAGCGCTTGAAACCTTATGGCCAAGAATTGTTAAAGGGGGAATTGTTATTTTTGATGATTATGGTACCTTCCCTGGTGAGACTCAAGCAGTAGATGAATTCTTTAAAGATAAAGATGTAGAGTTTAAAAAACTCAATATCAGTCACAAGATTCCTGTCTATATCAAAAAAGAGCACATATGACTCAAAAAAGAAAAATATGTGTCATCACCGGTACACGTGCAGAGTACGGTTTACTCTACTGGTTGCTCAAAGAGATTGAAAAAAGTTCAACTTTACAACTGCAACTACTTGTTACGGGTATGCATCTCTCTTCTGAATTTGGCTTGACGTATCAAGTCATTGAAGAGGAGTTTCATATTGATAAAAAAATAGAGATGCCACTTCTAGGTGATTCTGCAGTGGAGATTAATCGCTCTATGGGAATTGCACAAGTGGGTTTTGCACAAGCCTATGAAGAACTTAAGCCCGACATGATTGTTCTCTTAGGTGATCGTTATGAGATATTCACAGCCGCAAATGCTGCGATGATTTCACGTATTCCGATTGCACATATTCATGGAGGAGAGTTAACAGAAGGACTCATTGATGAAGCGATTCGCCACAGTATTACTAAGATGAGTCACCTTCACTTTACATCAACCCAAACCTACCAAAAACGCGTCATTCAATTAGGAGAACAACCCGACCATGTTTTTAATGTAGGTGCTTTGGGTATTGAGAGTATTAAAAAGCTTCAACTGCTTGACAAAGAGGCGTTTGAAGAATCCATTAATTTTAAATTGAATGACAAAAATCTTCTGGTGACCTTTCATCCTGTTACTTTAGAAAATGCTACAGCACAAGAGCAGTTTCAAGCTTTGCTGAATACTCTTGATACACTTAACCATACCAATATCATCTTTACCAAAGCCAACAGTGATACCAATGGACGCATTATCAATACCATGATTGATGCCTATGTAAACAAGAACTATCAACACTCTATCGCCTTTGAATCACTGGGACAACTAAGATACTTAAGCGCTTTACAGTTTGTGGATGGAGTTGTGGGAAACAGCTCAAGTGGTTTACTTGAAGCTCCCAGCTTTCAAATAGGTACGATCAATATTGGTGACCGTCAAAAAGGGCGAATAAAAGCAGACTCTGTTATTGATTGTCTTCCTGAAACAAAAAGTATTTTATCTGCTTTACATAAATTGTACAGCGATGCCTTTATAAAACAACTGCCAAGCGTTACAAACCCTTATGACAATGGTAACAGCAGTCAGAAAATTGTAAATGTTTTAGAGAGTGTCTCATTAGAAAATATTTTAAAAAAGTCCTTTTATGATTTAGAGGTGTAATATGAAAATAGTTTTTATAGGTACCGTTGATTTTTCACTTCAAACATTGGAAAAACTGATAGATTTAAATGCCAATATCGTTGGTGTTTGTACCAAAGAATCTTCTTCTTTTAACAGTGACTTTGCCAACTTACAACCCTTGTGTCAGAAGCACCATATCCCTTGTCACTGCACAGAAGATGTTAATACACCTCAAAGTATTGCATGGATTAAATCACTCCAGCCCGACATTGTTTTTTGTTTTGGTTGGTCAAACCTGATTAAAAAAGAGCTGTTAGAACTCCCTGCTTTAGGCGTATTAGGATTTCATCCTACAAAACTGCCTTTAAACAGAGGACGCCACCCAATTATTTGGAGTTTGGCTCTTGGTCTAAAACAATCTGCAACCACCTTCTTTTTTATGGATGAAGGTGCTGATAGTGGAGATATTCTCTCTCAAAAAGAGTTTGACATCAGTGACCACGATGATGCATACTCTTTGTATAAAAAAATAACGCTTACAGCCCTTTCTCAGATTGAAGAGTTTCTACCCCAACTGGAACAAAACAGCTATGTAAAAACAGCACAAGACCATAGCAAAGCAAACTATTGGCGAAAAAGAGGAAAAAACGATGGGAAAATTGATTTTAGGATGAACAGTCTAAGTATCTATAACCTTGTAAGAGCCCTTTCTAAGCCTTATGTTGGGGCTCACCTTGTCTATAACAATACTGATATTCCTGTTTGGAAAGTGGAAATCTTAGATTATAAAGAACCACGCCTTGAACCAGGTAAAGTGTTATCAGTAGAAAACAATTGTATAATAGTTAAAACCAATGATGGTGCGGTCAAAATTCTTGAACATGAATTCACGACTCTGCCAAAAATAGGAGAGTATCTATGAGCAATAAAGTTTTAGTCATTGCCCCTCATCCTGATGATGAAACTTTAGGTTGTGGAGGGACACTGTTAAAACATCAAGCCCAAGGTGATGAGATAAACTGGCTTATTTGCACCACCATGGATGAATCACACCCCTATTTTACAACGCGAGAACAAGAGCTTAAAGAGGTTGCTTCACTTTATAAATTTACATCTGTGCACCATCTCAAACTTAAAACAGCTCAAGCAGATGAGTACACCATGAGCGAACTTATATCATCGATTTCCAAGATTATAAACACGGTTAAACCCAATATTTTATATCTGCCTTTTTGCCATGATGTTCACAGTGATCACAGAAAACTTTTTGAGGCAGCTTACAGTTGCACCAAAACATTTCGTTACCCATTTATTCAAAAAATTTATATGATGGAAATTTTAAGTGAAACAGAGTTCTTTCCTGTATCATCTTCCCCTTTTACACCTAATGTCTTTGTTGATATCACACACTATATGCAGCAAAAAATTGAGATTATGAATCTGTATAAAAGTGAAATCCAAGCACACCCCTTTCCAAGAAGCATTGAAAATATTCAAGCTTTAGCAACCTTACGTGGTGCTACTGCAGGATGCCAATATGCGGAGAGTTTTATGTTGCTTAAGGAGATTCAATGAAAGAGATTCAAGACATTACCGTTTCACCTCTTTCAACGATTAAAGAGGCACTTTCTATTATAGACAGTGGTGCCATGAAAATTGCCATTGTCATTGATAAAAATAAAAAAGTCATTGGAACCATCACAGATGGAGATATTAGGCGTGGTCTTTTAAATGGATTGAACTTGGACTCAGCTATTGAGAGCATCTATTTTAAAAACCCTACGTTGGCCAATATAAACGAATCTAAAGAGGCCATCATACAAAAAGCCATCCATAAAAAACTCTATCAAATCCCCATTGTAAACGACCAAGGGCATTTGGTGGATATTGAAGATTTAGCCACACTTTTAAAAATAACCACGAGAAAAAACCGAGTTGTTCTCATGGCAGGAGGATTAGGTACAAGACTGCATCCTTTAACTCAAAAAATGCCTAAACCACTTTTAAAAGTGGGAAATAAACCTATTTTAGAGACCATCATTGAAAACTTTTCCAAATATGGGTTTGTGAATATCACCATCAGTGTGAACTATAAAGCAGAGATGATCAAAGAGTATTTTGGTGATGGTTCTAAATTTGGTGTCTGCATTGATTATATTGAAGAGAGCCAACGATTAGGAACGGCTGGTGCACTGAGTCTACTTCCATTTCAACCCAAAGAGCCTTTTTTTGTGATGAATGCCGATTTGCTGACCAATGTCAACTTCACACATCTTTTAGATTTTCATATACATGAACATGCCACTGCAACAATGTGTGTAAGAGAGTATGATTATCAAATCCCTTATGGGGTGATACAAACACAAAACAGCAGTATCACTTCAATTAAAGAAAAGCCTATTGAGACTTTTTTTGTCAATGCGGGTATCTATGTCTTATCTCCAGAGGTGTTGCACTATATTCCTAAAAACAGTTTTTATGACATGCCAACTTTGTTTGAACAGCTCATTTCAAAAGAGCATAAAGCCATCTCTTTTCCTCTGCATGAATATTGGCTCGATATTGGTCGAATGAGTGATTTTGAAGAGGCTCAAAATGAGTACTTTAAGGTCTTTGATGAATAAATCAAACTCATTTCTAGCCATTATCCCTGCACGAGCTGGAAGTAAACGTTTACCTAATAAAAATCGTTTATCTTTGTGTGGGAAACCTTTGATTACGTGGAGTATTGAAGCAGCAAAACAAAGTCAGTATCTTAGCCATATTGTGGTTTCAAGTGACGATGAAGCCATACTTACTCTTGCAAGTCAATTAGAAGTAGAAGCTTTACAACGTCCGAGTGAGTTTGCCCAAGACAGCTCTTCAACAGTTGATGTGATTAAACATGTATTACAATATCATGCTAACTATGAGTATATCGTTCTTTTACAACCCACCAGTCCACTTCGAACTTCACAACACATAGACCAAGCCATTGAACTTTTACATGAAAAAAATGCGGATGCTATTATCAGTGTAAGTCCCACTGCGCACTCTCCACTTTGGTGCAATACGCTGCCAAAAGACAACAGTATGAGCCATTTTTTAAGCGATGAGTTAAAAACAAAAAGAAGCCAAGACCTCCCAACATACTACCAACTCAATGGAGCAATTTATATCTGTAAAACAAGCGCATTACTCAAAGAGAACTCTCTGTTTTTAAAAGAGAATATTTTTGCTTTTATCATGGATAAACAAAGTTCAGTTGATATTGATGATGAGTTGGATTTTCTGTTTGCACAAACTATTCTAGAGAAGAAATAAGCTGTTTTATTTTAACTTAAAATCTCATCAACTAACTTATTTAAATGTAATTGCATTGTATTTAAACAATTATTATGTTGTTGCTTTTGACTATTTAACAATGCATACACACTCTTTAACAAATCCTCTTTTGAATTAACCCATACCATTAATCCATTGTCAATTTGAAATTTATCATAATGACATATAAAACTTCTTGTAGAGATTGTTGGTGTATTAAAAAAACATGCTTCGGTATTTAAAGTTCCTCCACCACCAATAAATAAGTCTGCATACGCTAAAAGGTGTTGAATGACTATTTTTTCTTCTAATACCGTTGCAAAAGGGAACTCCTCTTTTAAATATGCACTTTCATACCTTGGAATAATAATAATATTGGCATTTGTTGTATTATAAATCTCTTCTAATGCTTCATATAAAATAGGGTATTTTTTATCTACGTAAGAGGATTTATACTCCTCTTCTCTGATAATAATCATCTTTTTTGATAAATCAAGATTATAGGATTTCAGAACCTTTTTAACATATTCAAAATCTGGCTCAAAATGTTTCAGCCATATGACAGGGTCAATGAAATCATAATCAAAGATTTGTTCTTCATCCAATGAAAATCTTAAAAAAATTTCATCAGGTACTACAAAAGGTTTAAAAACTTTACTTGATAAAGGCAGTGTTAATCTTGCTTGAGGAAGTGCTTTTTTAAAGTTGGTATTGTAATCAGATAAAGGAATATCATAGAAATTAACAACAGGTATACCCAAACCAAAAGCCACACGATTGGCATCAACGGAACATAAACACACAAGTCTGTCAATATCATAAAGAGTTACAAACTCCATCAAAGCTTTTTGCCTCTCAATTGATGCATGCAGTTTATCTTTTAAGCAAGCTCCACCAAACTCTCCTCTATTTATAAATTCCATATTATAAAGTCTTAACAGTTCCACGACTTCAGAGTAATCTTTTCCTTCTCTTGCGGTGATTAAAACTTTTCTTCCTCTTTTTTCAATCTCTTTAATCATAGGAATAAAAAATAAAACAGATTTTGGAGTTACTAAATCAAACCAAATCATTATTAAACCTTATTTATCATTTTAATCTCTAAATCGCTTACGCAATCTACTTCAAGCCACTTCCCATCAATCCAAACAGGATTAACTTCATGTAAGTTATCAATAATTTCTTGTATAAAAGTTGTCATATACATATTATCAAACTCATTTTGTGATAATTTTTTTCGTAAAACTTCATCATAAAAGTGAATTATCTTGGGCAAAACTTTCTTTGAAATTTTAATTAAACCAATATATTGACCATCAATCTCACTATAATCTCTTGGCTTTTTACCCAGTTCAATAATTTTATTATCTTCAACTTTTAAAGTTTCAGCATCAAGAAGAGGGTTATCCATTCGCTGGAGCCACAATTGTTTCCAACTTTTATCAACAACAACACTGATATCAGAAGGTGCATCCATCAATTTTTTTAATACTTGTTTATCATAGATAATATCTGAATAAGAAATTATAAGATCATCATTCATCCACTCTTTTGCACAAAAAAGGGAATAGGTCATATTGGTTGAATCATACTTGATATTTTCAAAATAAGTGATTTGCTCTTTGTTAAGGTACTCTTTCAGAACATTGGATTTATACCCTGTTACAATCGATGTTTTATCTATGCCACACTCTTTGATACAATTTAAAATTGTTCTTATTATCGGTACAGAATTATATGCAACCATACACTTTGGTTGATTATTGGTAAGAGGTCGTAAACGAGTTCCTTGACCTGCCGCTAAAATTATTACTTTCATATTTTTATCCAAAAAAATTTTTTATTACATTGAGTTGTATTTGATTAAATGGCTTTTCTCGTTCAGGATGCCACATCTGAGCAAATATTTTATACTGCCGATGTTCAATAGCTTTGATTATGCCATCTTTAGTAGATGCACTACATAATAAAGACGATACTAACTCTTTTATACCATAGTTATGATAAGAATTGACATTATCTAGCTTTATTAAATCTCCATAATACTGTGATTTTGGATTAACAGATAATTGATGTTGGGTACCAATTTGGTTTTCGACGTCCATAAAACTACTATTAAAATAGTGAGCAATAATTTGAAGCCCACGACATATCCCGAACACAGGAATACTATGTTCAATACAATAACTAATAAGCTGTTTTTCAAATTCATCTCTTTTATTAGAGAGTTCATTGGGATTACATACGTTAAGATCATTACCTCCAGTTAATAACACACCCTCAATATTTAACTCCTTAAAATAGCTTTTAAAGTTCACTTCATACGGTAGTGCTATTGGTAAAAAACCACATTCATACATAAATTTACAATAGTTAATATCCAAAGCTTCTCGAACTTCATCATCTCCTGTATGGTCTATTAATCGTTGAGTTATTGCTATTTTTTTCATGATATAATCTTAACTTGTTTATTTGCAGCATCGATGGTTATCATATTTGCTTTTTTATACTTTAAAAACATATTTTCAC
It contains:
- a CDS encoding LegC family aminotransferase; translation: MKDIVSFIQQTFHTKEFIPLHEPRFLGNEKNYLNECIDSTYVSSVGKYVDTFEKEFAQKVGSKYAIATVNGTAALHIALLVAGVTKEDEVITQPLSFIATCNAIAYTQAQPIFLDVDKNTLGLSAQALEKFLHTHCECINEQCINKTTNKRIKACVPMHTFGHPCEIDTIKQLCDAWHITLIEDAAESLGSYYKKQHTGTFGTLGAFSFNGNKIITSGGGGVIVTNDEVLAQKAKHLTTTAKIAHAYEYVHDEIGYNYRLPNINAALLVAQLEQLEAFLKSKRELSRIYDNFFAAYAKIEFIKEPTHAQSNYWLQAIQFETKEQRDAFLEFSNTNQVMTRPIWRLLNELEMFRHCQKDDLTNAQYLEQRVVNIPSSVRV
- a CDS encoding NeuD/PglB/VioB family sugar acetyltransferase, with protein sequence MKKEPIILIGGGGHCHSVIDVIEQEDKYTIIGIVDVKESVGKTVLGYEVIGCDEDLETLFLQCPNALITIGHIQSNQIRVDLFNKLKKIGFHLPIIISPLSYVSQHANIEEGTVVMHQALINANVNIGKNCIINTKALIEHDAIVEDHCHISTGCIINGNVKIEAHTFVGSNATTKEGVTINQFVKAGSVIR
- a CDS encoding UDP-N-acetylglucosamine 4,6-dehydratase — translated: MNNTLHLLGRTEALFTEDLKQLHEQLAQHVQDASFLVLGGAGSIGQAVTKEIFKRHPKKLHVVDISENNLVELVRDIRSSMGYIKGEFATYALDIGSSEYDAFIKQDGKYDYVLNLSALKHVRSEKDPYTLMRMIDTNIFNTDKTMQQAIDKGTKKYFCVSTDKAANPVNMMGASKRIMEMFVMRKSKQIDVSMARFANVAFSDGSLLHGFNQRIQKEQPLVAPNDIKRYFVTPQESGELCLMSCIFGENRDIFFPKLSEHLHLITFAEITTRYLKNLGYDAFICNDENQARELSKKLPAEGKWPCLFTTSDTTGEKDFEEFFTENEQLDMHRFKSLGVIKNDALYDEENLNHFTQIIKHLKSELSWSKEDILKEFLKLIPDFEHKETGKYLDGKM
- the neuB gene encoding N-acetylneuraminate synthase encodes the protein MKVFIIAEAGVNHNGSLELAKKLIDAAVEAKADAVKFQTFKTENLVCKDTQKADYQKETTNAKESQFEMIKKLELDIEAHHTLLDYCKEKKILFLSTPFDHDSIELLNELGLDIFKIPSGEITNLPYLQHIGSLNKKVILSTGMSNMDEIQLALGVLIQAGTQKENITVLHANTQYPTPMCDVNLKAMQTIGKTFDIKYGYSDHTLGIEVDIAAVALGACCIEKHFTLDKDMEGPDHKASLEPEELKAMVQTIRNIEQALGNGVKQPSPSEIKNMSVVRKSIVAKQAIKKGEIFTAENLTIKRPGTGINPMNWEVVLGQIAQRDYQEDELID
- a CDS encoding TylF/MycF/NovP-related O-methyltransferase, producing MKLFEYETEQSFDYENGFYLTSDISRVGKLLSHYELYKMIHELPGDVVETGVFKGASFLRWLSFRNLLENQKSRKVIGFDSFSQFPETSFEKDKPYVKKFTEESGEHSISKEELEHICSFKQFENFELVKGDIVHTLPEYFNHNPHTKIALLHIDTDVYEPAKVALETLWPRIVKGGIVIFDDYGTFPGETQAVDEFFKDKDVEFKKLNISHKIPVYIKKEHI
- a CDS encoding B12-binding domain-containing radical SAM protein encodes the protein MKVLLITYDNESLVQWFPQGMAYIAGTLLKHNYEVEIYEQDIHHYPESHLTEKLNNEYYDVVGLSFIGGYYEYKKALKISDAINQSTQRPLYIIGGFGPSPAPHYFLEKTGADVIIRGEGENTIIDLLEHYKQKKSFSSVLGIAYEEDGKMYVNADRPLIEDVDSIPMPAYHLFNIEHYRLLRMPNCTSTDFIMPVLSGRGCTFTCNFCYRMDKGFRARSNEAIIEEIKYLQKNYGITYIAFSDELLMSSIGRTMSLCEDIIKSGIKIKWDCNGRLNYAKPKVLKLMKEAGCVFINYGIEAFDDTILKNMDKVLTTKQIESGIQATLDEGISPGFNIIFGNIDETKETLMQGVDFLLKYDDGAQLRTIRPVTPYPGSPLYYHAIKEGLLKDVADFYENKHTNSDLMTCNFTKLSDEEFYDALHEANSILLQNYQKRLVEKTTQQLDNLYKNKDASFRGFRQT